The Amblyomma americanum isolate KBUSLIRL-KWMA chromosome 5, ASM5285725v1, whole genome shotgun sequence genome window below encodes:
- the LOC144134616 gene encoding uncharacterized protein LOC144134616: MSSVDRVLTLFGYKLDRKLGDFKARLREDRGTTNTGANPWNPATVILDSLRRRKCGFGRLTAKTGSSGLRRQRSRSQ, translated from the coding sequence ATGTCGTCGGTGGACCGGGTCCTCACACTGTTCGGCTACAAGCTGGACAGGAAGCTGGGTGACTTCAAGGCACGTCTGCGCGAGGACCGCGGAACGACCAACACGGGCGCCAACCCCTGGAACCCCGCCACCGTGATCCTGGACTCGCTGAGGCGCCGCAAGTGCGGCTTCGGGCGACTCACCGCCAAGACCGGCTCTTCCGGTCTGCGGAGGCAGCGCTCCCGATCCCAGTAG